From one Halosimplex rubrum genomic stretch:
- a CDS encoding GMP synthase subunit A, whose protein sequence is MTRIDVIDNHGQFTHLEQRALRDMGVDVEIVDNETPPEEIDADGLVLSGGPSIDRIGNCPDYLDLDVPVLGICLGHQVIATELGGEVGEGDYGGYADVTVDIVDDADPLIGSLAPSTRVWASHADEVVRVPDGFARTAESDVCGVEAMSDTDRGLYGVQWHPEVAHTERGEEVFENFLDICE, encoded by the coding sequence ATGACCCGCATCGACGTGATCGACAACCACGGCCAGTTCACACACCTGGAGCAGCGCGCGCTCCGGGACATGGGCGTGGACGTGGAGATCGTTGACAACGAGACGCCACCGGAAGAGATCGACGCCGACGGCCTCGTCCTCTCGGGCGGCCCCTCGATCGACCGCATCGGCAACTGCCCCGACTACCTCGACCTCGACGTCCCGGTGCTGGGCATCTGCCTGGGCCACCAGGTGATCGCGACGGAACTCGGCGGCGAGGTCGGCGAGGGCGACTACGGCGGCTACGCCGACGTGACCGTCGACATCGTCGACGACGCCGACCCCCTGATCGGCTCGCTCGCCCCGAGCACGCGCGTCTGGGCGAGCCACGCCGACGAGGTCGTGCGCGTCCCCGACGGCTTCGCCCGCACCGCCGAGAGCGACGTCTGCGGCGTCGAGGCGATGAGCGACACCGACCGCGGTCTGTACGGCGTCCAGTGGCACCCCGAGGTCGCCCACACCGAGCGCGGCGAGGAGGTCTTCGAGAACTTCCTCGACATCTGCGAGTAG